The Arachis ipaensis cultivar K30076 chromosome B05, Araip1.1, whole genome shotgun sequence nucleotide sequence TACTGAAGTACTATATGAAGACCCTGGGATGCCCTCTGATGCTGAGACTGACcaaaataataactaattgatTTGTTTTAAAATGTTTCTTATATCTTTTATGTCAAATTTTTTGTCTTTTGCATAGGTGATTGTAAAGCTGTCAATATTTTGTTGAAATTAGATGCCAACTATAATGTATATTGGTGTTGCTTACAAGCCTTTTATTCATACATGATGTTTGCTCGTGTATTATCAACCTCAGAATATGACATAATATTTTCCTCAAATTTAAAGTTTATTGTTTAGTTTCATGAACGGTGAACTTTGAGTTATAGTCAATTATGTTCAGATTATATGACAAATCATTAtttatttcttatttatttttgtggTCTTGATCAAAAGTTGATTCTCTTTGCTAAAGTTGGAGCTTGTATTCAAAGATTAGATTAGGTGTGCCAGAACGAATTAAATCTTACCTGATTTTAAGTAGTTATGAAATTAATGATATATCCAATCAAGTTTTAAACAAAAGACACATCCATCACATACACAGCCAAAGTTTGAAACACAAGACACATCTATTAAAGACACACAATTAAAGACACATCCAAACATTAGTTGGTTAAAACAAAACAAGTGTTTAACAAATGCATAAAGACATATAAGTGTCTTAACAAAGAAGGCAGATtcacacttaaaatttttttataagagATAACTAAAGAAAGTTCACAAGTCTTGAAAAGCAACATCAAAGTTTTAAACAGAAAACACATCTATTAAAAACACATTCAAATAAGTTTTAAACAGAAAACACTTCCAACAGAAGACACATCTAAACAAATTTTAAACAAAAGACACATCCAACAGAGGATGAGGATGCTAAACAATATATCAGTTGGCATTTATTTGAGGCACAAATAAAACACAAAACAATAATTATACTTGTGACACCTGATGAATTTTCCCTGCATGTTAAGTTACTAGCTCTTGCACTAATCTTCAGACTCATTTGCACCACCAGGTTCAggatcatatgcatcttctacggAGTTAAAAAACTCTGCCATTTTTTCTGAGACAGACTTCAAGCTTGGCTCCACAGAACTCTCATCTCCCCCATAATCATCATCCCCTTCTAAGATCAAATGAATTCCAGAATCTTTCAGCTCCAACCTCTTATCTACGAGAGGGTTTCTCGTAGTCACAGATAATGTACCTCCATCTCTCATAAAATGCACTAATGGATGAAAATCTACAAAGCGACACATGTGCATGTGTTCTTGGTTCGTTTTTGGCACCCCACGTAGGTATACTGAAGTGCTATACACTTGTTTGCCCGATTTGAGAACAGTTGCCACAACATCAACAATTCCAGGCATCATGTCATTATTGGGAATGCTATGGTTGATGGAAAGAACAATGCATATAACAATACCTTTTAGCTCACGGTTTTTGCGCTTGGTAAAGTTCACAGTTTGTCTCGAAAACCATTCGGGAAATTTGGTTCCCGGCATGCTCAAGTTTCTTATATTCCTTAATGCAACCTGTTATTCAAATTCTCATTGTAAGTCACATTTCAGAACATGTGTCACACAATTTATCTCTATTCGTATATGTGATTGtaagagaaaaatgaaattagAAAGAAAGAGGATGATGAGAAACAGACATAAGTTCAAACATAGAAACAGTTTGAAACTGTATAAGGAACTGACATTTTATTAGTTAACAATTAGtcgattttttttgtttaatgttaaattttttttttaaccctCACTTTTTGTTTTTGTGATAGAAAACTATAAAATTTATGTAATTGACCTACTCAGTGAGACAAGATTTTATAATGATGTGGGAAACTAACCTTTGAAAGTCTTTTCCTTACTTGAGAGGAGCATGCAATACAGCCACCTAAATACATTCTTCTCAAAGATTTCAAGCTTTCAAGCCCTGGAATATCCACCACTTTCGCGCAGTTTGTGAGATCTAACTCTTGTAAGCACTCTAAGTCTGTAACCTCAGATACATTTTCCAACAAGGTGCAGTTTTCAGCATTCAACTCAATCAAGCTTGAAGGAAGAGAAGGCAGAGATCTCAACTCAATGCAATCTCGCAAGTAAAGCCTTTTGAGGATTGAGAGTCCCTTCAAGCTACATGGAAGGCTATGAAAATTGTTTTGAGATAAATCTAATTTTTCTAATGATGATAGTTTCTCAAAATCATTGGGAATTTCCCCCGATATTCGCCAAGCTCGAGCATCCAATACATTTAACAGAATCAGATCACAGAAGTTAGTTGGAAGTTGAAAAGAATGATGAGCACTTTCTTCCTCTGCAGGAAATCTATCATCATTCGCAACCAAATGTGGTCGTTTCGCCATTTCCAATGTCATCAAGCTTGAGAGCAAACCAAATGTTTCAGGCAATTTTGTTAGTGCAGTTTCCTCCATCATCAAGTggtgcaattccttcaattttccaATTGATGTTGGAAGCTCTTTGAGCATTCTGCATTTGTTCATATTTAATGTAACAAGATTCTCCAGCAAGCCAATGGACTCTGGAAGTTCCTCTATAGTTGAATCACTTATGTCTAAAGTACTTAGTGCTGCTAATCTGCCAATAGATTCAGGCAATGATTTAAGATTAATGCAATTCCTCATTTCAAATTTCCTTAATATTATCATAGCTCCAATCTGATCCGGCAAATTCGCAATCGCTGTACCATCTAACTGAAGCTCAACTACTGAAGCTAAGCCGTTAATTGTGTCCGGCAATTGACCGAGAAGCTTGCATTGTCCAGCTGATAGCTCCTTCAAAGATGATAATGAACCaatagaagaagggagttctttgATTTCACTACAATTAACTGAAAGTCTTGTCAATGATATGAGATTGCCAATAGTTTCAGGAATTGCAGTGAGAGATTGACACCACCTCAAACTAAGTATCTCAAGGCTTGCAAGTGACCCAACTGAGTTAGGTAGTTCTTCTAATGCAGACTGATCAAGTGAGAGTACTTGCAGAGAAGTCAGGTTTCCGATACATTTCGGAAGCCTTTTCAGATTTTGGCAACCATCTAATACAAGCATTTCAAGTCTTTCCAGGCTGAAGATTGATTCAGGTATCTCAGCAATGGCAGTGTTATCAGCAAGTAGTTTTCTCAGTGACTTCATGTGGCCCATGTTTGATGGCAAGGCTTTTAGTTTCGCACAGCCGGTGAGCAACATGTTCTCTAGATTTTTCAGCCCGGATACGTCGTAGGGAAGTTCCTTAAGATTTGAACAGTAGCTCAAATTCAAATCGTGTAATGCACTGAGGCTCCCAATTGACTCATGAATGCTTGTTAGAGAAGTGCATCTTTCAAGTACAAGCTTGTCTAA carries:
- the LOC107643441 gene encoding TMV resistance protein N isoform X2 translates to MSSLTWIKISLYFISAERRATLIRELVTRVLRELSNTPLGVAPFTVGLDRRVQELLNSLELKSNGFKLFGLYGMGGVGKTTLAKTLYNNLVANFEHRTFIANVREASSKDNGLVSLQKRIIGDLKPDSSNSIQINNINSGIAAIKRLVAENRVLIVLDDVDDTEQLHSLFGKKEWFYEGSRVIVTTRDRKLLLDNNVDLVYEVKELSSTESLQLFSNHAFKRKHPPTQEFLGLSEQIVKLTGGLPLALEVFGSFLFDKRRVEEWVDELEKLKRIQHKNLQDVLKISYDGLDEEEKTVFLDIACLLVQMEMKRDEVVDVERGCGFSAEVAITVLTLRCLIKIGEDNTVIVHDQIKGMGRQIVEDEGRVDGGMRSRFWKRDEILNVLRGNKGTRFTQGITLDFQGKYILNDAEAETILRHKLQCTSIITNPSAFFKSILAKKEKGLTFQTKAFKSMVNLRLLEINNLRMEGKFQFLPSEIKWLQWQGCSFKTLPSDFWSQKFTVLDLSHSNIESLWGLRTKKVPENLKVLNLSLCRNLTSIPDLSSCASLDKLVLERCTSLTSIHESIGSLSALHDLNLSYCSNLKELPYDVSGLKNLENMLLTGCAKLKALPSNMGHMKSLRKLLADNTAIAEIPESIFSLERLEMLVLDGCQNLKRLPKCIGNLTSLQVLSLDQSALEELPNSVGSLASLEILSLRWCQSLTAIPETIGNLISLTRLSVNCSEIKELPSSIGSLSSLKELSAGQCKLLGQLPDTINGLASVVELQLDGTAIANLPDQIGAMIILRKFEMRNCINLKSLPESIGRLAALSTLDISDSTIEELPESIGLLENLVTLNMNKCRMLKELPTSIGKLKELHHLMMEETALTKLPETFGLLSSLMTLEMAKRPHLVANDDRFPAEEESAHHSFQLPTNFCDLILLNVLDARAWRISGEIPNDFEKLSSLEKLDLSQNNFHSLPCSLKGLSILKRLYLRDCIELRSLPSLPSSLIELNAENCTLLENVSEVTDLECLQELDLTNCAKVVDIPGLESLKSLRRMYLGGCIACSSQVRKRLSKVALRNIRNLSMPGTKFPEWFSRQTVNFTKRKNRELKGIVICIVLSINHSIPNNDMMPGIVDVVATVLKSGKQVYSTSVYLRGVPKTNQEHMHMCRFVDFHPLVHFMRDGGTLSVTTRNPLVDKRLELKDSGIHLILEGDDDYGGDESSVEPSLKSVSEKMAEFFNSVEDAYDPEPGGANESED
- the LOC107643441 gene encoding TMV resistance protein N isoform X1; translation: MCTEISSTPGAFRLRWDVFLSFRGPDTRHSFIAPLYDELQLRGVRVFRDDDGLERGDEIAPTLLEAIDDSAASIVVLSPNYAGSRWCLEELAKICDSDKLILPVFYGVDPRDVRKQIGPFEEAFRIKEKKVDAVKVLRWREAMTRVGNRAGLLLDDQTSAERRATLIRELVTRVLRELSNTPLGVAPFTVGLDRRVQELLNSLELKSNGFKLFGLYGMGGVGKTTLAKTLYNNLVANFEHRTFIANVREASSKDNGLVSLQKRIIGDLKPDSSNSIQINNINSGIAAIKRLVAENRVLIVLDDVDDTEQLHSLFGKKEWFYEGSRVIVTTRDRKLLLDNNVDLVYEVKELSSTESLQLFSNHAFKRKHPPTQEFLGLSEQIVKLTGGLPLALEVFGSFLFDKRRVEEWVDELEKLKRIQHKNLQDVLKISYDGLDEEEKTVFLDIACLLVQMEMKRDEVVDVERGCGFSAEVAITVLTLRCLIKIGEDNTVIVHDQIKGMGRQIVEDEGRVDGGMRSRFWKRDEILNVLRGNKGTRFTQGITLDFQGKYILNDAEAETILRHKLQCTSIITNPSAFFKSILAKKEKGLTFQTKAFKSMVNLRLLEINNLRMEGKFQFLPSEIKWLQWQGCSFKTLPSDFWSQKFTVLDLSHSNIESLWGLRTKKVPENLKVLNLSLCRNLTSIPDLSSCASLDKLVLERCTSLTSIHESIGSLSALHDLNLSYCSNLKELPYDVSGLKNLENMLLTGCAKLKALPSNMGHMKSLRKLLADNTAIAEIPESIFSLERLEMLVLDGCQNLKRLPKCIGNLTSLQVLSLDQSALEELPNSVGSLASLEILSLRWCQSLTAIPETIGNLISLTRLSVNCSEIKELPSSIGSLSSLKELSAGQCKLLGQLPDTINGLASVVELQLDGTAIANLPDQIGAMIILRKFEMRNCINLKSLPESIGRLAALSTLDISDSTIEELPESIGLLENLVTLNMNKCRMLKELPTSIGKLKELHHLMMEETALTKLPETFGLLSSLMTLEMAKRPHLVANDDRFPAEEESAHHSFQLPTNFCDLILLNVLDARAWRISGEIPNDFEKLSSLEKLDLSQNNFHSLPCSLKGLSILKRLYLRDCIELRSLPSLPSSLIELNAENCTLLENVSEVTDLECLQELDLTNCAKVVDIPGLESLKSLRRMYLGGCIACSSQVRKRLSKVALRNIRNLSMPGTKFPEWFSRQTVNFTKRKNRELKGIVICIVLSINHSIPNNDMMPGIVDVVATVLKSGKQVYSTSVYLRGVPKTNQEHMHMCRFVDFHPLVHFMRDGGTLSVTTRNPLVDKRLELKDSGIHLILEGDDDYGGDESSVEPSLKSVSEKMAEFFNSVEDAYDPEPGGANESED